GTCCTGATCGTGGATGATCACCCCGTCGTGCGCCAGGGGTTGCGCAGCCTCCTGTCCCAGTACCCCGACATTCATGTGGTCGGCGAGGCCGACGGCGCCCAGCCGGCGCTGGTGCAGGTCGAGGACCTTCAGCCGGATGTTGTGCTGGTGGACATCCGCATGGTCGGCCAGAGCGGCCTGGACCTGGCGCGCGAGCTCCGCCGCTCGGGCGCCCAGGCGCGCGTCATCATCCTCACGTCGCACGAGGAGGAAGATTACCTGGTCGAGGCCGCCCAGGCCGGCGTGCATGGTTATCTCCTCAAGAGCGCCTCGGCCGAGCTGCTGGCCGAATCCATCCGCGCCGCCCACGCGGGCGAGCATCGCCTTAGCCCCCAGTTGGTCAGTAAGGTCCTGCGGCAGCTGCAGTCCTTGAGCCAGGCGCAGGTCCAGATCGAATCGGGCCTGACCGATCAAGAGTTGGCGCTCCTGCGGCTGCTGGCCGAGGGCGCCAGTACGGCCGCGATGGCCGAAAAGCTGCACCTGGGCGAGCGCACCGTCAAGCGCAAGATCCAGGACATCCTCACCAAGCTCGAGGCGACCAGCCGCGCCCACGCTGTGGCCGAAGCCCTTCATCGCGGATTGATCTGACATAACCCCTGCTGGCGAGCCGATCCGCGATAGTCACCCGCTTGGGTCACTGGCCGCGCAGACGAATTGGACCAGATTGGCCCTTTTGGGCCAGCGATTGGCCCCCCTAACACTTCCTCCTGCCTCGCCCCATACGGTACGATAACAATCGGACAATTCCCCGTTCTTGCGTACGGCTGGCGGAGGCAGGGTATGGCAGCCTCGACCGACATAGCCGCTCGTCTAATCAGGTTTGAACAGCAACTCACAGCGTATCAACAGCTGCATCGCGACGAATTGGCAGAGCTGCGCCATGCCCTGCAGCAGTTCCGGCGCGATATTGCCGCGATCCGACCAGTTGAACCCCTCCGCGGCCTGCCCCACGTCGCTCCAGGCCCGGGGGCGTTCCTAGCGCGCGAGGAGGCCGATCCACAGACATAACGCCGACGCCAGATGACGGAAGCCGGGCCGAGGCGAGTTCGGCCAGTGTTCGCAGGCAGGAGGACAAACCGATGGCAGACGAAGAGAAGGTTCCCGCGGACCAGGCGCCGACGAAAATCACCCGACGCGATTTCCTCATCGGCGCCGGCGCGGGCGTTGTCGTAACCGGCGCGGTCGCGGCCGGCGTCGTGGCCATGCAGGAGCCACAGACGGTTGAAGTCATCAAGGAAGTCGTCAAAGAAGTGCCGGTCGAGGTCGTCAAGGAGGTCCAGGTCGAAGTTCCCGGCCCGGTCACCGTTGTTGGCCCCGTCCTGCCGGCCTCGCAGCGCGCCGTGACGCTGAAGATCGACGGCAAGTCGTATGACCTGATCGTCGACGTGCGCGAGAGCTTGTGGGAGACCGTGACCCACAAGCTTGGCCTGCGCGATCGCATCAACGTCGGCTGCGACCGGGCCGAGTGCGGCGCCTGCACGGTGGTCGTCGACGGCCGGGCCGTCAATGGCTGCACCATCCTGTCCGCGCGGCTGGGGCGCGGCCAGGAAATCCTGACGGTCGCCGGCATCAGCGCCGGGACGCGCGCCGAGGATCTGCACCCGATTGCCCGTCAATTCTGGCAGCAGGGCGGCTTTCAGTGCGGCATCTGCACGCGCGGCGTCGTCATGTCGACCTATGCCTTGCTCCAGAAGAACCCCAACCCAAGCGACGACGACATCGCCCAGGCGCTGGCTGGCAACATCTGCCGCTGCTCGGAATACCCGAAGATGTACGACTCGATCCATGCGGCGGCCGAGGAGATGCGGTCGGCCGCCTAGCGGCGCCGCGAGGTCATGGAGGATATCGCAATGGCTAATTTACACGTCGATGTAATGAAAGCCGTGCACGACGCGGCCTATGCGGCCAGCCTGCGGGACGAGGAGTGGGCGGCGCTGGCGCGCTCGCCCGAATTCGACCTGTTGATCGGGGAGTACCCCGAGCAGGCGCAGCGCTTCATCGCGGCCAACCGCGGCAAGCTGTCGCGTTTCGGCATCGGGGTGGCCCGCCAGGCGGCGCCCAACCGCTCGCTCCAGCAGGAAGAAGGCGAGTTCTCCGTCGTCGGCCAGGGCATGCGCCGCATTCAGGGCCTGGGGGTCGTCAGCGACCTGGGCAACTACGTCAGCAACATGAGCATGCCGCGCATGCTCCACCAGCGCACCCTGCGCAGCCCGCACCCGCACGCCCGGGTGATGAGCATTGACGACACCAAGGCGCGCGCCCTCCCCGGCGTCGTGGA
The Chloroflexota bacterium genome window above contains:
- a CDS encoding response regulator transcription factor; the protein is MTHDYTRSAAGKPGTRVLIVDDHPVVRQGLRSLLSQYPDIHVVGEADGAQPALVQVEDLQPDVVLVDIRMVGQSGLDLARELRRSGAQARVIILTSHEEEDYLVEAAQAGVHGYLLKSASAELLAESIRAAHAGEHRLSPQLVSKVLRQLQSLSQAQVQIESGLTDQELALLRLLAEGASTAAMAEKLHLGERTVKRKIQDILTKLEATSRAHAVAEALHRGLI